One part of the Acidiferrobacteraceae bacterium genome encodes these proteins:
- a CDS encoding TusE/DsrC/DsvC family sulfur relay protein produces MSDINKYIGREGETDLDKLDRMDGLDPWDENRATELAQGEGLSLTDAHLQVLTFLRDTYIEHGFPAHARDLSEMLDSAFRSTGGIKHLYELFPAGPVNQGCRLAGLPSPAGATNASFSLILYGYFCFGNIDLPTASK; encoded by the coding sequence ATGTCAGATATCAATAAATATATCGGTCGTGAGGGTGAAACGGATCTCGACAAACTGGACCGCATGGATGGCCTGGATCCTTGGGATGAAAACCGGGCCACGGAACTGGCGCAGGGCGAGGGCCTGAGCCTCACTGATGCCCATCTGCAGGTACTGACCTTCCTCCGGGATACCTATATCGAACACGGTTTTCCCGCCCATGCCCGGGATTTGAGCGAAATGCTGGATTCGGCCTTCCGCTCCACTGGTGGTATCAAGCACCTGTACGAGCTATTCCCGGCGGGCCCGGTGAACCAGGGCTGCCGACTGGCCGGACTGCCCTCCCCCGCGGGGGCCACCAATGCGTCTTTTTCGTTGATTTTATATGGATATTTTTGCTTCGGGAACATTGACCTCCCGACCGCATCTAAATAG
- a CDS encoding Bax inhibitor-1/YccA family protein encodes MNTQPQTLVRNRDSVLASNKLIRNTYTLLSMTLLFSAATATFALTTNAPYLGPWLTLGIYFGLLMVTTSLRNSAWGLVSVFALTGFLGYSLGPLINAYLHMYTNGSMLVGYAMGATGVIFLGLSGYALTSRRDFSYMGGFLAAGILIAFLAAVANIFFAIPALALVVSSLFVLLMAGLILWQTSAMVHGGETNYIMATVTLYVALFNLFTSLLQILGVFAGDD; translated from the coding sequence ATGAATACCCAGCCCCAGACCCTGGTCCGCAACCGCGACTCGGTCCTCGCCAGCAACAAGCTGATTCGCAATACCTACACCCTGCTGTCCATGACGCTGTTGTTCAGCGCCGCGACCGCGACCTTCGCGCTGACTACCAACGCCCCCTATCTCGGACCCTGGTTGACCTTGGGTATCTATTTCGGGCTCCTGATGGTTACGACTTCGCTGCGCAACAGCGCCTGGGGCCTCGTATCCGTATTCGCCCTGACCGGTTTCCTGGGCTACTCGCTTGGACCGCTGATCAATGCCTACCTCCACATGTACACCAATGGGAGCATGCTGGTGGGATACGCCATGGGGGCCACGGGCGTGATTTTTCTGGGCCTGTCGGGCTACGCCCTGACCAGTCGGCGTGACTTCAGTTACATGGGCGGTTTCCTGGCCGCGGGAATTCTGATCGCCTTCCTGGCCGCAGTCGCGAACATCTTCTTCGCGATTCCGGCCCTGGCCCTTGTCGTTTCTTCGCTTTTCGTTCTTCTGATGGCTGGATTGATCCTGTGGCAGACCAGCGCCATGGTTCACGGTGGGGAAACCAACTACATCATGGCGACCGTCACACTCTATGTCGCCCTGTTCAATCTCTTCACCAGCCTGCTGCAAATCCTCGGCGTGTTTGCCGGCGACGACTGA